GCCTTCTTGTCTTTAGCGGCGGAGGATGCCTTGCCCTTGGACGGCGACGAGGCAGACGACGAGGCGGCGCCAGAAGAAGCTCCCTTCTTCGACTTCGATGCGGCGGAGGCCGCTGCGGTGGCTTTCTTGGACTTGGCCGCCGCAGAAGATGCAGATTTCTTCGAACCGGCGGCCGCCGGTTTCTTGGAAGACGCAGATTTCGATTCCAATTTGAACGAGCCGGAAGCTCCTTTACCCTTGGTCTGTATGAGGGCACCGGACTCGACGGCGCTCTTGAGATACTTCCTTATGAACGGCGCCAATTTCTCCGCGTCGACTTTGTATTGGGCCGCGATGTATTTCTTGATCGCTTGAAGTGACGAGCCGCTCCTCTCCTTCAACTCTTTGATGGCATTGTTCACCATCTCCGAAGTTTTGGGATGAGTAGGTTTGGCTTTAGCCTTCTTCACACCACCGGCGGCCGCGCTCGCCTTGGGCTGTTTCTTCGCCGGCGTCGCTGGCGCTGATGCCTCGGATGCTACAGCCGTGTCTGCCATATCTCTgactgatgatgataataatgataatatagataaattacaacaatacCGACCGGAGAGGCGGTGATGATCGTAAGTAACGTAAACTGAATGTGTTGTATAGTTGCAAGTTTATATCGAACATTTCGCCCGCATCGGAGTTTACCGTAACGCAAACCTATTTGCCGCGAGACGTTTTCTCATACGACATGTTCCAAGTTTTCACTACATAAGttcagaataaatattttttaaacagttttaagtcggagagaaaaaagaatttcacgttagaatgaatatttttgagttcACCCACGACACATGGCAATCGTTGAGGTCGCCCGGCGGCCGGATCGCACCGTAGACGCGTTTATTTTGGCAGTAATATATCGCGAACAGCCCGGGTCGTGTTC
This genomic interval from Plodia interpunctella isolate USDA-ARS_2022_Savannah chromosome 30, ilPloInte3.2, whole genome shotgun sequence contains the following:
- the LOC128682381 gene encoding histone H1B-like gives rise to the protein MADTAVASEASAPATPAKKQPKASAAAGGVKKAKAKPTHPKTSEMVNNAIKELKERSGSSLQAIKKYIAAQYKVDAEKLAPFIRKYLKSAVESGALIQTKGKGASGSFKLESKSASSKKPAAAGSKKSASSAAAKSKKATAAASAASKSKKGASSGAASSSASSPSKGKASSAAKDKKAAAAKKKPAAAKKAAAPAKAKAAAAPKAKKTAKPPTKKPKAPKPKKAAATQKKAAAKKTPASKK